A single Drosophila miranda strain MSH22 chromosome XR, D.miranda_PacBio2.1, whole genome shotgun sequence DNA region contains:
- the LOC108152637 gene encoding homeobox protein prospero isoform X5 codes for MDECDNPVVVTLAAQHGHGEGYEKQKQQSPTIDDKGLQHSEDTKDTDTDTQSIRDTAESELEAEAEEEEEEDAAVDAEVEAVIMGQAESKKHGSKSNRRNLNGNVNGNGNGNGNGNNWDSSQEQQPLHTKGTAMSFGFRKKLNGTPKKFKKLLESHSTSTPMTDTKDDNGNAATTPIHFEKVGAAAAPKSSTAGVAAAGAGAAGKRFGYRGALPRPASTGLYGGPSEESESETAAQNTQNNNNHCGGGGGGVAGTSTGLVSNLKRRSKSAHAGRSSGDGEQPKIAQPKTLTFNLNQNTTIEYQRRQFFGEIADETTAAAPTARGGQQRYNYNNLASMHANVIVRPTPRLTPASFAKFTLQTVSLPRPEYPVAISLTATTPTTPSSSVQSPVPTHATGARAKDISTSSRQHPLTSVHVQPTQTHHHRSDQRHLDQKSVKQLTNNSTRRSFSGSREISADSGIASLDMSLDSGSSGSSVGSKRSRSRPRNLQMVMSGRHTFEVKDVDDPPSSESNSFVEPLALPKLPTDGSQAIPLPLLGLVRSNTVLSRESYERRQETPQAGDQSASGSQQAEGKAKPSGSDESESVDEEKLYLDSSTSEKSAKQQSQSSVSSSWRCQSLAGESLAAMDCSSMSISDTQSQSQAPENGANNERDEDMSLGLDEISLIHTDMPFSTISSMTETPPKPGQEPMLNIHLVDNREASPRPRSFINTLNECKFAELALASSSCILLDDETSPTDSLVSSTEDSEEAGGKLKKHKHKLNEERQQKDIDIDIDDISPLLELELDPGSPVSPGTPTHASHSLSLGSDCGNLIDDEIADQPALLCNSEAHEVATDTPTLMETHTGSLRSLKSQSKARTALQQAIELSLRTPMAVRQAVLDRAESLDTLSPCESICSDDLMMDFDMNSSVDSIDHMAPVSGRSRSGSDLHRIGAEMDPAQAEAEAELLSEMERNGSDVMKELNSLLRGRRQRGGARERISAQLPARATRLLNRSRLQDQQLTGHDSDNSLRSTHSGGAAAAVRKRSTANSRASTASSTSSLPRQRHPQSQQQQQQQQPGGTASGGLRRVRGLESGELHSSSDDLMLYDKSFRNAMIQDVLQFKKQLLRLRRILQEDTEFDLKGTETLNPFENDNLQLFAACGLDSKQLNDIDLASLTSSTTEDPLQELSDLRRQVVYLQGQVDDRDRTIRLQRDLIEQLESEKRQQAGGTGSGNGNGGDASKELISMATQTERTRPLAIGAEGLSRSKPEYTSYTTHFPMLHLHDSTLAATTIIRHHQNHHQEKEQPTPAPTATGANTSQCPTLSQTRRHTIISTTLTNYNQQLAAAASYPGTPRRASIGWDTAEAATRNANTYKPVRITLIGDPLPLQNGSSKSSSSSTSSLSLPGSVAAQSHLHAQNGVKMRYPNGSCQSAKMKTSNGHHGASAHYQPLYNSNKMTSPTVTIV; via the exons ATGGATGAATGCGACAACCCCGTCGTCGTCACATTAGCCGCACAACACGGACACGGGGAGGGATAcgagaagcagaagcagcagtcACCCACCATCGATGATAAGGGATTGCAGCACTCGGAAGATACAAaggacacagatacagatacgcaGAGCATTCGAGACACAGCAGAATCTGAGCTTGAGGCTGAAgctgaggaggaggaggaggaggacgcaGCAGTAGACGCAGAAGTCGAGGCAGTCATCATG GGCCAGGCGGAGAGCAAGAAGCATGGCAGCAAGTCCAATCGACGTAACCTAAATGGAAATgtgaatggaaatggaaatggaaatggcaatggcaataaCTGGGACTCGTCccaggagcagcagccactGCATACCAAAGGCACAGCCATGTCCTTCGGCTTTCGCAAGAAGCTCAATGGTACGCCCAAGAAGTTCAAGAAACTCCTGGAATCCCACTCTACCTCCACACCAATGACAGACACAAAGGACGACAATGGCAATGCTG CTACTACTCCCATTCACTTTGAGAAGGTGGGTGCCGCCGCCGCACCAAAATCTTCGACTGCCGGAGTCGCGGCAGCAGGTGCAGGTGCGGCTGGCAAACGCTTTGGCTATCGCGGTGCCCTGCCCCGGCCCGCTTCCACGGGTCTGTACGGTGGCCCCAGTGAAGAGTCCGAATCGGAGACGGCCGCACAGAATACccagaacaacaacaaccactgCGGTGGTGGTGGAGGAGGAGTAGCAGGCACCAGCACTGGGCTGGTGAGCAATT TGAAACGTCGCTCCAAGAGCGCACATGCGGGACGCAGCAGCGGAGATGGAGAGCAGCCGAAAATAGCACAGCCCAAGACGCTCACATTCAATCTCAACCAGAACACGACCATCGAGTACCAGAGGCGGCAGTTCTTTGGAGAGATTGCGGATGAAACCACGGCTGCTGCCCCAACAGCCCGTGGCGGACAGCAGCGTTACAACTACAACAATTTGGCCAGCATGCACGCGAATGTCAT TGTACGACCCACGCCACGGCTCACGCCCGCGAGCTTCGCAAAGTTCACCCTGCAGACGGTGAGCCTGCCACGGCCGGAGTATCCGGTGGCCATCAGCCTGACGGCCACCACGCCCACCACACCCAGCAGCAGTGTGCAGTCGCCAGTGCCCACCCACGCCACGGGGGCCAGGGCCAAGGACATCTCCACCAGCTCTCGACAGCATCCCCTGACCTCGGTGCATGTCCAGCCCACACAGACGCACCATCATCGCTCCGATCAGCGACATCTCGACCAGAAGAGCGTCAAGCAGTTGACCAACAACTCGACGCGTCGCAGCTTCTCTGGCAGTCGAGAGATCAGCGCCGACTCGGGCATCGCCAGCCTGGACATGTCCTTGGACTCCGGAAGCTCTGGCAGCTCCGTGGGATCCAAGCGGAGTCGCAGTCGGCCACGGAATCTGCAGATGGTGATGAGCGGACGGCACACGTTCGAGGTGAAGGATGTGGACGATCCGCCATCCAGCGAATCGAACTCCTTTGTGGAGCCACTGGCCCTGCCCAAACTTCCCACGGACGGCAGTCAGGCCATACCCCTGCCACTGCTCGGATTGGTGCGCTCCAATACGGTGCTCAGCCGGGAGAGCTACGAACGGAGGCAGGAGACGCCCCAAGCTGGAGATCAGTCTGCCTCCGGCAGCCAGCAGGCGGAGGGGAAGGCCAAGCCCAGTGGCTCtgacgagagcgagagcgtgGACGAAGAGAAGCTCTACCTGGACTCGTCCACATCCGAGAAGAGTGCCAAACAGCAGAGCCAGTCCTCCGTCTCCAGTTCGTGGCGCTGCCAGTCTTTGGCTGGGGAATCCCTGGCCGCCATGGACTGCAGCAGCATGAGCATCAGCGATACCCAATCGCAGTCGCAGGCCCCAGAAAATGGGGCAAACAATGAAAGGGATGAGGATATGTCCCTGGGACTAGACGAGATCAGTCTCATCCACACGGACATGCCATTTAGCACAATTT CTTCGATGACGGAGACTCCACCAAAGCCCGGCCAGGAACCGATGCTCAACATCCACCTCGTGGACAATCGGGAGGCATCTCCACGTCCTCGGTCCTTCATCAATACGCTCAACGAGTGCAAGTTTGCAGAGCTGGcgctggccagcagcagctgcatcTTGCTGGACGATGAGACCTCGCCCACGGACAGCCTCGTGAGCAGCACCGAGGATTCGGAGGAGGCGGGCGGCAAACTCAagaagcacaagcacaagctcAACGAGGAGCGCCAGCAGAaggacatcgacatcgacattGACGACATCTCGCCGCTGctcgagctggagctggatccGGGCAGTCCTGTCTCCCCGGGCACGCCCACCCATGCCTCCCACTCGCTCTCGCTGGGATCGGACTGTGGCAACCTGATCGACGACGAGATCGCCGACCAGCCGGCGCTGCTGTGCAACAGCGAGGCCCACGAGGTGGCCACCGACACGCCCACCCTGATGGAAACGCACACCGGATCACTCCGCTCGCTGAAGAGCCAGTCGAAGGCCCGCACGGCCCTCCAGCAGGCCATCGAGCTGAGTCTCCGCACCCCGATGGCCGTGCGCCAGGCGGTCCTCGATCGCGCCGAGTCCCTGGACACCCTGTCGCCCTGCGAGTCCATCTGCTCCGACGATCTGATGATGGACTTTGACATGAACAGCAGCGTCGACTCGATCGACCACATGGCCCCTGTGTCTGGGCGCAGTCGCAGTGGCTCCGATCTTCACCGGATTGGGGCAGAGATGGACCCTGCCCAGGCGGAGGCTGAGGCCGAACTTCTCTCCGAGATGGAGCGCAATGGCAGCGATGTGATGAAGGAGCTCAACTCTCTGCTGCgcggcaggcggcagcgtGGTGGCGCCCGGGAGCGCATCAG CGCCCAACTGCCCGCCCGTGCCACACGGCTGCTCAATCGCTCCAGGCTCCAGGATCAGCAGCTGACGGGCCACGATTCGGACAACAGCCTGAGATCCACCCACAGCggaggagctgcagcagcGGTCCGCAAGCGGAGCACGGCCAATTCACGCGCCTCGACGGCCTCGTCCACGTCCAGTCTGCCGCGCCAGCGCCATCCGCAgagccagcaacagcaacagcagcagcagccaggtgGCACCGCCTCGGGTGGCCTACGACGAGTGCGCGGGCTGGAAAGCGGCGAGCTGCACAGCTCATCGGACGACCTGATGTTGTATGACAAGTCCTTCCGGAATGCCATGATCCAGGATGTGCTGCAGTTCAAGAAGCAGCTGCTGCGACTGCGGCGCATCCTTCAGGAG GACACTGAGTTTGATTTGAAAGGG acgGAAACCCTCAATCCATTCGAGAACGACAATCTTCAATTGTTTGCCGCCTGCGGACTGGACAGCAAGCAGCTGAATGACATCGATCTGGCCAGTTTGACCTCGTCCACGACGGAGGATCCCTTGCAGGAACTATCGGATCTACGTAGACAGGTGGTTTACCTTCAG GGTCAAGTCGATGATCGTGATCGCACTATACGCCTGCAGCGCGATCTCATCGAGCAACTGGAGTCCGAGAAGAGGCAACAGGCCGGCGGCActggcagcggcaacggcaacggcggcGATGCCAGCAAGGAGCTCATCAGCATGGCCACCCAGACGGAGCGG ACACGACCACTTGCCATTGGTGCGGAGGGTTTGTCCAG AAGTAAGCCCGAATATACCAGTTATACCACACACTTTCCGATGCTCCACTTGCACGACTCCACGCTGGCCGCCACCACCATCATTCGCCATCACCAGAACCACCAccaggagaaggagcagcCCACGCCCGCGCCCACGGCCACGGGCGCCAACACTAGCCAGTGTCCGACCCTGAGCCAGACCCGCCGCCACACCATCATCTCCACGACGCTGACCAACTACAACCAGCAGCTGGCTGCAGCTGCCTCTTATCCGGGCACGCCGCGACGCGCTTCCATCGGTTGGGACACGGCGGAGGCGGCCACCCGCAATGCCAACACCTACAAGCCCGTTCGTATAACGCTGATCGGGGATCCGTTGCCCCTGCAGAATGGCAGCAGCaagtcatcgtcatcgtccacCTCATCGCTATCGTTGCCCGGATCCGTTGCCGCGCAGAGCCATCTCCATGCACAGAACGGGGTAAAGATGCGGTATCCGAATGGCAGCTGCCAGAGCGCCAAAATGAAGACCAGCAATGGACACCACGGGGCGAGTGCACACTATCAGCCGTTgtacaacagcaacaagatGACAAGCCCAACCGTAACTATAGTCTGA
- the LOC108152637 gene encoding homeobox protein prospero isoform X6 has translation MDECDNPVVVTLAAQHGHGEGYEKQKQQSPTIDDKGLQHSEDTKDTDTDTQSIRDTAESELEAEAEEEEEEDAAVDAEVEAVIMGQAESKKHGSKSNRRNLNGNVNGNGNGNGNGNNWDSSQEQQPLHTKGTAMSFGFRKKLNGTPKKFKKLLESHSTSTPMTDTKDDNGNAATTPIHFEKVGAAAAPKSSTAGVAAAGAGAAGKRFGYRGALPRPASTGLYGGPSEESESETAAQNTQNNNNHCGGGGGGVAGTSTGLVSNLKRRSKSAHAGRSSGDGEQPKIAQPKTLTFNLNQNTTIEYQRRQFFGEIADETTAAAPTARGGQQRYNYNNLASMHANVIVRPTPRLTPASFAKFTLQTVSLPRPEYPVAISLTATTPTTPSSSVQSPVPTHATGARAKDISTSSRQHPLTSVHVQPTQTHHHRSDQRHLDQKSVKQLTNNSTRRSFSGSREISADSGIASLDMSLDSGSSGSSVGSKRSRSRPRNLQMVMSGRHTFEVKDVDDPPSSESNSFVEPLALPKLPTDGSQAIPLPLLGLVRSNTVLSRESYERRQETPQAGDQSASGSQQAEGKAKPSGSDESESVDEEKLYLDSSTSEKSAKQQSQSSVSSSWRCQSLAGESLAAMDCSSMSISDTQSQSQAPENGANNERDEDMSLGLDEISLIHTDMPFSTISSMTETPPKPGQEPMLNIHLVDNREASPRPRSFINTLNECKFAELALASSSCILLDDETSPTDSLVSSTEDSEEAGGKLKKHKHKLNEERQQKDIDIDIDDISPLLELELDPGSPVSPGTPTHASHSLSLGSDCGNLIDDEIADQPALLCNSEAHEVATDTPTLMETHTGSLRSLKSQSKARTALQQAIELSLRTPMAVRQAVLDRAESLDTLSPCESICSDDLMMDFDMNSSVDSIDHMAPVSGRSRSGSDLHRIGAEMDPAQAEAEAELLSEMERNGSDVMKELNSLLRGRRQRGGARERISAQLPARATRLLNRSRLQDQQLTGHDSDNSLRSTHSGGAAAAVRKRSTANSRASTASSTSSLPRQRHPQSQQQQQQQQPGGTASGGLRRVRGLESGELHSSSDDLMLYDKSFRNAMIQDVLQFKKQLLRLRRILQETETLNPFENDNLQLFAACGLDSKQLNDIDLASLTSSTTEDPLQELSDLRRQVVYLQGQVDDRDRTIRLQRDLIEQLESEKRQQAGGTGSGNGNGGDASKELISMATQTERTRPLAIGAEGLSRSKPEYTSYTTHFPMLHLHDSTLAATTIIRHHQNHHQEKEQPTPAPTATGANTSQCPTLSQTRRHTIISTTLTNYNQQLAAAASYPGTPRRASIGWDTAEAATRNANTYKPVRITLIGDPLPLQNGSSKSSSSSTSSLSLPGSVAAQSHLHAQNGVKMRYPNGSCQSAKMKTSNGHHGASAHYQPLYNSNKMTSPTVTIV, from the exons ATGGATGAATGCGACAACCCCGTCGTCGTCACATTAGCCGCACAACACGGACACGGGGAGGGATAcgagaagcagaagcagcagtcACCCACCATCGATGATAAGGGATTGCAGCACTCGGAAGATACAAaggacacagatacagatacgcaGAGCATTCGAGACACAGCAGAATCTGAGCTTGAGGCTGAAgctgaggaggaggaggaggaggacgcaGCAGTAGACGCAGAAGTCGAGGCAGTCATCATG GGCCAGGCGGAGAGCAAGAAGCATGGCAGCAAGTCCAATCGACGTAACCTAAATGGAAATgtgaatggaaatggaaatggaaatggcaatggcaataaCTGGGACTCGTCccaggagcagcagccactGCATACCAAAGGCACAGCCATGTCCTTCGGCTTTCGCAAGAAGCTCAATGGTACGCCCAAGAAGTTCAAGAAACTCCTGGAATCCCACTCTACCTCCACACCAATGACAGACACAAAGGACGACAATGGCAATGCTG CTACTACTCCCATTCACTTTGAGAAGGTGGGTGCCGCCGCCGCACCAAAATCTTCGACTGCCGGAGTCGCGGCAGCAGGTGCAGGTGCGGCTGGCAAACGCTTTGGCTATCGCGGTGCCCTGCCCCGGCCCGCTTCCACGGGTCTGTACGGTGGCCCCAGTGAAGAGTCCGAATCGGAGACGGCCGCACAGAATACccagaacaacaacaaccactgCGGTGGTGGTGGAGGAGGAGTAGCAGGCACCAGCACTGGGCTGGTGAGCAATT TGAAACGTCGCTCCAAGAGCGCACATGCGGGACGCAGCAGCGGAGATGGAGAGCAGCCGAAAATAGCACAGCCCAAGACGCTCACATTCAATCTCAACCAGAACACGACCATCGAGTACCAGAGGCGGCAGTTCTTTGGAGAGATTGCGGATGAAACCACGGCTGCTGCCCCAACAGCCCGTGGCGGACAGCAGCGTTACAACTACAACAATTTGGCCAGCATGCACGCGAATGTCAT TGTACGACCCACGCCACGGCTCACGCCCGCGAGCTTCGCAAAGTTCACCCTGCAGACGGTGAGCCTGCCACGGCCGGAGTATCCGGTGGCCATCAGCCTGACGGCCACCACGCCCACCACACCCAGCAGCAGTGTGCAGTCGCCAGTGCCCACCCACGCCACGGGGGCCAGGGCCAAGGACATCTCCACCAGCTCTCGACAGCATCCCCTGACCTCGGTGCATGTCCAGCCCACACAGACGCACCATCATCGCTCCGATCAGCGACATCTCGACCAGAAGAGCGTCAAGCAGTTGACCAACAACTCGACGCGTCGCAGCTTCTCTGGCAGTCGAGAGATCAGCGCCGACTCGGGCATCGCCAGCCTGGACATGTCCTTGGACTCCGGAAGCTCTGGCAGCTCCGTGGGATCCAAGCGGAGTCGCAGTCGGCCACGGAATCTGCAGATGGTGATGAGCGGACGGCACACGTTCGAGGTGAAGGATGTGGACGATCCGCCATCCAGCGAATCGAACTCCTTTGTGGAGCCACTGGCCCTGCCCAAACTTCCCACGGACGGCAGTCAGGCCATACCCCTGCCACTGCTCGGATTGGTGCGCTCCAATACGGTGCTCAGCCGGGAGAGCTACGAACGGAGGCAGGAGACGCCCCAAGCTGGAGATCAGTCTGCCTCCGGCAGCCAGCAGGCGGAGGGGAAGGCCAAGCCCAGTGGCTCtgacgagagcgagagcgtgGACGAAGAGAAGCTCTACCTGGACTCGTCCACATCCGAGAAGAGTGCCAAACAGCAGAGCCAGTCCTCCGTCTCCAGTTCGTGGCGCTGCCAGTCTTTGGCTGGGGAATCCCTGGCCGCCATGGACTGCAGCAGCATGAGCATCAGCGATACCCAATCGCAGTCGCAGGCCCCAGAAAATGGGGCAAACAATGAAAGGGATGAGGATATGTCCCTGGGACTAGACGAGATCAGTCTCATCCACACGGACATGCCATTTAGCACAATTT CTTCGATGACGGAGACTCCACCAAAGCCCGGCCAGGAACCGATGCTCAACATCCACCTCGTGGACAATCGGGAGGCATCTCCACGTCCTCGGTCCTTCATCAATACGCTCAACGAGTGCAAGTTTGCAGAGCTGGcgctggccagcagcagctgcatcTTGCTGGACGATGAGACCTCGCCCACGGACAGCCTCGTGAGCAGCACCGAGGATTCGGAGGAGGCGGGCGGCAAACTCAagaagcacaagcacaagctcAACGAGGAGCGCCAGCAGAaggacatcgacatcgacattGACGACATCTCGCCGCTGctcgagctggagctggatccGGGCAGTCCTGTCTCCCCGGGCACGCCCACCCATGCCTCCCACTCGCTCTCGCTGGGATCGGACTGTGGCAACCTGATCGACGACGAGATCGCCGACCAGCCGGCGCTGCTGTGCAACAGCGAGGCCCACGAGGTGGCCACCGACACGCCCACCCTGATGGAAACGCACACCGGATCACTCCGCTCGCTGAAGAGCCAGTCGAAGGCCCGCACGGCCCTCCAGCAGGCCATCGAGCTGAGTCTCCGCACCCCGATGGCCGTGCGCCAGGCGGTCCTCGATCGCGCCGAGTCCCTGGACACCCTGTCGCCCTGCGAGTCCATCTGCTCCGACGATCTGATGATGGACTTTGACATGAACAGCAGCGTCGACTCGATCGACCACATGGCCCCTGTGTCTGGGCGCAGTCGCAGTGGCTCCGATCTTCACCGGATTGGGGCAGAGATGGACCCTGCCCAGGCGGAGGCTGAGGCCGAACTTCTCTCCGAGATGGAGCGCAATGGCAGCGATGTGATGAAGGAGCTCAACTCTCTGCTGCgcggcaggcggcagcgtGGTGGCGCCCGGGAGCGCATCAG CGCCCAACTGCCCGCCCGTGCCACACGGCTGCTCAATCGCTCCAGGCTCCAGGATCAGCAGCTGACGGGCCACGATTCGGACAACAGCCTGAGATCCACCCACAGCggaggagctgcagcagcGGTCCGCAAGCGGAGCACGGCCAATTCACGCGCCTCGACGGCCTCGTCCACGTCCAGTCTGCCGCGCCAGCGCCATCCGCAgagccagcaacagcaacagcagcagcagccaggtgGCACCGCCTCGGGTGGCCTACGACGAGTGCGCGGGCTGGAAAGCGGCGAGCTGCACAGCTCATCGGACGACCTGATGTTGTATGACAAGTCCTTCCGGAATGCCATGATCCAGGATGTGCTGCAGTTCAAGAAGCAGCTGCTGCGACTGCGGCGCATCCTTCAGGAG acgGAAACCCTCAATCCATTCGAGAACGACAATCTTCAATTGTTTGCCGCCTGCGGACTGGACAGCAAGCAGCTGAATGACATCGATCTGGCCAGTTTGACCTCGTCCACGACGGAGGATCCCTTGCAGGAACTATCGGATCTACGTAGACAGGTGGTTTACCTTCAG GGTCAAGTCGATGATCGTGATCGCACTATACGCCTGCAGCGCGATCTCATCGAGCAACTGGAGTCCGAGAAGAGGCAACAGGCCGGCGGCActggcagcggcaacggcaacggcggcGATGCCAGCAAGGAGCTCATCAGCATGGCCACCCAGACGGAGCGG ACACGACCACTTGCCATTGGTGCGGAGGGTTTGTCCAG AAGTAAGCCCGAATATACCAGTTATACCACACACTTTCCGATGCTCCACTTGCACGACTCCACGCTGGCCGCCACCACCATCATTCGCCATCACCAGAACCACCAccaggagaaggagcagcCCACGCCCGCGCCCACGGCCACGGGCGCCAACACTAGCCAGTGTCCGACCCTGAGCCAGACCCGCCGCCACACCATCATCTCCACGACGCTGACCAACTACAACCAGCAGCTGGCTGCAGCTGCCTCTTATCCGGGCACGCCGCGACGCGCTTCCATCGGTTGGGACACGGCGGAGGCGGCCACCCGCAATGCCAACACCTACAAGCCCGTTCGTATAACGCTGATCGGGGATCCGTTGCCCCTGCAGAATGGCAGCAGCaagtcatcgtcatcgtccacCTCATCGCTATCGTTGCCCGGATCCGTTGCCGCGCAGAGCCATCTCCATGCACAGAACGGGGTAAAGATGCGGTATCCGAATGGCAGCTGCCAGAGCGCCAAAATGAAGACCAGCAATGGACACCACGGGGCGAGTGCACACTATCAGCCGTTgtacaacagcaacaagatGACAAGCCCAACCGTAACTATAGTCTGA